In Arthrobacter alpinus, a single window of DNA contains:
- a CDS encoding TetR/AcrR family transcriptional regulator: MSISATTIPSPSGQPSRRELNKTATREAIAAAALNFLREKDLNSFTVDDVAAVAGVSRRTFFNYFSSVEAAVTSYTQRYLDSVITAFEARPTSESILESAQAALSTVGNTNDLAILAETFSLTQDPQLDRLQLQAWDECTIKIVDVARRRLPAETPELYTLSLVGAIVGSCRAAFQVWCQECGADTSEPSLAQLRQNLDTTISLLRNGF, encoded by the coding sequence GTGAGTATTTCTGCGACAACAATCCCCTCGCCGTCTGGGCAGCCATCTCGGCGCGAGCTCAACAAGACAGCCACCCGCGAAGCCATCGCCGCGGCCGCCTTGAATTTCCTGAGAGAGAAGGACCTCAACTCCTTCACGGTCGACGACGTAGCTGCCGTCGCCGGAGTTTCCCGGCGCACCTTCTTCAACTACTTCTCCTCCGTGGAAGCGGCCGTCACCAGCTACACGCAGCGTTACCTTGACTCGGTCATCACGGCATTTGAGGCCCGTCCTACCTCCGAATCCATTCTGGAATCTGCTCAGGCAGCGCTTTCCACCGTGGGCAATACCAACGATCTGGCCATTCTGGCTGAAACTTTTTCGCTGACCCAGGACCCGCAGCTTGATCGCCTCCAGCTGCAGGCGTGGGACGAATGCACCATAAAAATCGTGGATGTGGCCCGCCGCCGCCTGCCGGCCGAAACTCCCGAACTCTACACCTTGTCCCTGGTGGGTGCCATTGTTGGCAGCTGTCGGGCAGCTTTCCAGGTTTGGTGCCAAGAATGTGGCGCCGATACCTCTGAGCCCTCCCTGGCGCAGCTGCGCCAAAACCTTGACACCACCATTTCGCTTCTTCGCAACGGCTTCTAA
- a CDS encoding xanthine dehydrogenase small subunit encodes MNSPDPSPGIEPRFTINGVERAFGPSAAHTTALEWLRENRLTGAKEGCAEGECGACAILVAQKDRNGGSSWCAVNSCLVPMAALDGQELVTAEGLGNTTNMHPVQAAMASAGGSQCGYCTPGFVCSLAAEFYRKDRVAPHAATLEQSHGELGANGFDLHALSGNLCRCTGYRPIRDAAYSLGEVSNEVFARRRDTPAQEYKPTALTRSDGRFVRATTLAQAVRLLNENPEAVLVAGSTDWGVEVNIRARRAPLVIAVEQIPELGIIEVRDHDIEIGAAVPLSELELALNGKLPLLAQLIPQFASRLIRNRATLGGNLGTGSPIGDGAPALLALEAQIVLASAHGQRVVALADYFTGYRTNLKQADELITSLRIPRQLSNLTAFHKIAKRRFDDISSVAVAFSLQIDAHLITKATIGLGGVAATPLRAVATEEFLTSKPWTHETITTAATILGKEGTPMSDHRASSGYRSMMLANALLKLYAENHVIQEARS; translated from the coding sequence ATGAATAGTCCTGACCCCTCCCCGGGTATTGAGCCGCGGTTCACCATCAACGGTGTGGAGCGCGCATTCGGCCCGTCGGCCGCACACACCACCGCCCTTGAATGGCTGCGTGAAAACCGCTTGACAGGGGCGAAGGAGGGCTGCGCCGAGGGTGAGTGTGGTGCCTGTGCCATTCTTGTGGCCCAAAAAGATCGCAACGGCGGAAGCAGCTGGTGCGCCGTCAATTCATGCCTGGTGCCCATGGCCGCCCTGGACGGTCAGGAGCTTGTGACAGCCGAGGGGCTGGGAAACACCACGAATATGCACCCGGTTCAGGCGGCGATGGCTTCCGCGGGTGGGTCTCAATGCGGCTATTGCACACCTGGTTTTGTCTGCAGCTTGGCCGCGGAGTTCTACCGCAAGGACCGCGTGGCGCCACATGCCGCCACCTTGGAACAGTCCCACGGCGAGCTGGGTGCCAACGGCTTCGATCTTCACGCCCTCAGTGGCAATCTCTGCCGTTGCACGGGTTACCGCCCCATCCGTGATGCCGCGTATTCCTTGGGAGAAGTCTCCAATGAGGTCTTTGCACGTCGTCGGGACACCCCAGCCCAGGAGTACAAGCCAACAGCGCTAACCCGCTCCGACGGCCGCTTTGTCCGGGCCACCACCTTGGCCCAGGCGGTAAGGCTGCTCAACGAAAACCCGGAAGCGGTTCTTGTCGCCGGGAGTACGGATTGGGGCGTTGAGGTAAATATCCGCGCCCGCCGCGCCCCGCTGGTGATCGCCGTCGAGCAAATCCCGGAGCTGGGCATCATCGAGGTCAGGGATCACGATATTGAAATCGGTGCCGCCGTACCGCTGTCGGAGCTTGAACTGGCTCTCAACGGAAAGCTGCCGCTGCTGGCCCAACTCATTCCGCAGTTCGCATCCAGGCTCATTCGCAACCGGGCCACACTGGGCGGAAACCTAGGTACGGGCTCACCCATTGGCGACGGCGCACCAGCACTCCTTGCCCTCGAGGCCCAGATTGTCTTGGCCTCGGCTCATGGGCAAAGGGTCGTGGCTTTGGCCGATTACTTCACCGGTTACCGGACAAACCTCAAGCAAGCCGATGAGCTGATCACCTCCCTGCGCATCCCACGACAGTTGTCGAACCTGACGGCCTTCCACAAGATCGCCAAGCGCCGCTTTGACGACATCTCCAGCGTGGCTGTGGCCTTTAGCCTGCAGATCGATGCACACCTGATTACCAAGGCCACGATTGGTCTCGGGGGTGTGGCAGCCACGCCGCTTCGTGCAGTCGCCACGGAAGAATTCCTCACATCAAAGCCGTGGACCCACGAAACCATCACCACCGCCGCAACAATTCTTGGCAAGGAAGGCACGCCCATGAGCGACCATCGGGCCAGCTCCGGGTACCGCTCCATGATGTTGGCCAATGCCCTGCTCAAGCTCTACGCAGAGAATCATGTGATTCAGGAGGCCCGTTCATGA
- a CDS encoding NtaA/DmoA family FMN-dependent monooxygenase (This protein belongs to a clade of FMN-dependent monooxygenases, within a broader family of flavin-dependent oxidoreductases, the luciferase-like monooxygenase (LMM) family, some of whose members use coenzyme F420 rather than FMN.) produces MTKPRKQIHLAAYLGGVNHDALWEHPEAGSQVEFSSFKELAQTAERGRFDYFFLAEGLALRQRGEKIFDHDVVGRPDTLPVLAALAAVTEHIGLVGTLNATFNEPYELARQLATLDHLSGGRAGWNVVTSSDAFTGANFRRGGYLNHSQRYERAEQFLQTVRKLWDSWAPDAIAADKATGRFLADPTAGTFEQHTSEFEISGRFTVPRSPQGRPVIIQAGVSGQGRDFAAANSDVIFSPYHRSPEAQEFYRDVKARAARFGRNPDHLKILPSAGFVLGDTQAEAEEKAHQIRHQQLTPRTIQILFEQVWNRDLSAYDVDGPLPDVGPDIEAPEFIQGRALHDRDRVAVVRRYRQLAAEKDLTFGQLAHELFSRIEFVGTPEQVAADLDDFIQSDGADGVVIGNNVVPTGLAEFVDKVVPLLQERGSLRTEYEGSTLRENLGVPVPERGYEPPSAFAPRLREGAVV; encoded by the coding sequence ATGACCAAGCCCCGCAAGCAGATACACCTTGCCGCCTATCTGGGCGGAGTAAACCACGACGCGCTCTGGGAACACCCCGAGGCCGGCAGCCAAGTGGAATTTTCGTCATTCAAGGAGCTCGCCCAGACCGCCGAACGTGGCCGCTTCGACTACTTCTTCCTCGCGGAGGGGCTGGCCCTGCGTCAACGCGGAGAGAAGATTTTTGACCATGACGTGGTGGGGCGGCCGGACACGCTGCCTGTGCTCGCCGCGCTGGCGGCGGTGACCGAGCACATCGGACTGGTCGGCACGCTCAACGCGACGTTCAACGAACCCTACGAACTGGCACGGCAGCTCGCAACCCTTGACCATCTCTCCGGCGGGCGTGCCGGCTGGAATGTGGTGACGTCGTCGGACGCCTTCACCGGCGCGAACTTCCGCCGCGGTGGGTACCTGAACCACTCCCAACGCTACGAGCGCGCCGAACAATTCCTGCAAACCGTCCGCAAGCTCTGGGATTCCTGGGCACCGGATGCCATTGCCGCTGACAAGGCCACGGGCCGGTTCCTGGCCGACCCGACTGCAGGAACCTTTGAACAACACACCAGCGAGTTCGAGATCTCGGGACGCTTCACGGTTCCGCGCAGCCCTCAGGGACGTCCTGTGATCATTCAGGCCGGCGTGTCGGGGCAGGGGCGCGATTTCGCAGCAGCCAACTCCGATGTCATCTTCTCCCCGTACCACCGTTCCCCGGAGGCACAGGAGTTTTACCGGGATGTGAAGGCCAGGGCGGCCCGGTTTGGGCGCAACCCGGACCACCTAAAAATCCTGCCCTCGGCCGGTTTCGTGCTCGGAGATACGCAAGCCGAAGCCGAGGAGAAAGCCCACCAGATCCGCCACCAGCAGCTAACTCCGCGGACCATTCAAATTCTGTTCGAACAGGTGTGGAACCGGGACCTGTCCGCTTACGATGTGGACGGCCCCCTGCCGGACGTCGGGCCGGACATCGAGGCGCCGGAGTTCATTCAGGGCAGGGCGCTGCACGATCGCGACCGGGTGGCCGTTGTGCGTCGCTACCGCCAGCTGGCTGCGGAGAAGGACCTGACCTTCGGCCAACTGGCCCACGAACTGTTCAGCCGCATTGAATTCGTCGGCACGCCCGAACAAGTCGCGGCGGACCTGGATGACTTCATTCAAAGCGACGGCGCCGACGGTGTGGTCATCGGCAACAACGTGGTGCCCACCGGGCTGGCCGAGTTTGTGGACAAGGTGGTGCCGCTGCTTCAGGAACGAGGCTCGCTGCGCACCGAGTACGAGGGCTCCACGCTGAGGGAGAACCTTGGTGTTCCGGTTCCAGAGCGCGGTTACGAGCCGCCGTCGGCGTTTGCGCCACGCCTCCGAGAGGGAGCGGTCGTTTAG
- a CDS encoding LLM class flavin-dependent oxidoreductase produces the protein MSPNHPLHLAVALEGAGWHPSAWREPNARPGELFTAKYWADQILTAEDAGIDFVTIDDSLALQSGDPFNADTSPYEIRGRLDAVLIASTVAPLTQSIGLIPTVTTTHTEPFHVSKAVATLDYISGGRAGWQARVSIRDDEAAHFGRREAPGISSVVRSQTGTVLTAAAEALFVEAEEVVEVVRRLWDSWEDDAEIRDVATDRFVDAGKVHAIDYKGVNFSVRGPAITPRPPQGQPLVTALAHATVPYRFAAASADLVFTTPHDSAGDAKEILAEIRNAEDFVGRQGEPLRVYADLLVVLDSEHEAASDRLARLNAAGPDLVTDARIVAGSAEQLAREISALHALGYDGVRLRPATVPDDLRLIADVLVPELRDKGLTADGRDGGPLRARLGLPSTVPNRYAATH, from the coding sequence ATGAGCCCGAACCATCCACTTCATCTGGCCGTGGCGCTTGAGGGCGCCGGCTGGCACCCGTCGGCCTGGCGGGAACCAAACGCCCGTCCGGGCGAACTCTTCACCGCCAAGTACTGGGCGGACCAGATCCTGACGGCCGAAGATGCCGGGATTGACTTTGTGACCATCGATGACAGCCTGGCGCTCCAGTCCGGCGACCCGTTCAACGCCGATACCTCCCCCTACGAGATTCGCGGGCGTCTCGATGCGGTCCTCATAGCCTCCACCGTTGCACCGCTGACGCAAAGCATTGGGCTCATTCCTACCGTGACAACCACCCACACCGAACCATTCCACGTATCAAAGGCAGTTGCGACTCTTGATTACATCAGCGGCGGCCGCGCCGGTTGGCAGGCCAGGGTCTCGATTCGGGACGACGAGGCTGCCCACTTTGGTCGCCGGGAGGCGCCAGGGATTTCCTCCGTGGTGCGCTCACAGACAGGAACTGTTCTCACCGCAGCGGCCGAGGCGCTGTTTGTCGAAGCCGAGGAAGTTGTGGAGGTGGTGCGTCGGCTTTGGGACTCCTGGGAAGACGACGCCGAGATCCGCGACGTTGCAACGGACCGGTTTGTCGACGCCGGCAAGGTGCACGCGATCGACTACAAGGGCGTGAACTTCAGCGTTCGTGGCCCTGCCATCACCCCGCGTCCTCCACAAGGACAGCCCCTCGTTACGGCGCTCGCCCACGCCACAGTGCCCTATCGCTTTGCCGCCGCGTCGGCCGACCTGGTCTTCACCACCCCACACGATTCGGCAGGAGACGCCAAGGAGATTCTCGCCGAGATCCGCAACGCCGAGGACTTTGTGGGCAGGCAGGGTGAGCCCCTTCGTGTCTACGCCGATCTGTTGGTGGTGCTGGACTCGGAGCATGAAGCCGCCTCAGACCGCCTTGCGCGCCTCAATGCCGCAGGCCCTGACCTGGTGACGGACGCCCGCATTGTCGCCGGGTCGGCGGAGCAGCTGGCCCGAGAAATCTCCGCGTTGCACGCCCTTGGATACGACGGAGTGCGGCTACGTCCGGCAACCGTGCCGGATGACCTTCGGCTGATTGCCGACGTGCTTGTTCCTGAGCTGCGAGACAAGGGGCTGACCGCGGATGGACGAGACGGGGGCCCGCTGCGGGCTCGTCTGGGCCTGCCCAGCACCGTGCCCAACCGCTACGCCGCCACCCACTAG
- the xdhC gene encoding xanthine dehydrogenase accessory protein XdhC — MDWLAALTQLRERNETAVIATLAHARGHSPRDAGAKMVISAHELWGSIGGGNFEASIVDRARKLIAAGGSAPELMTFALNDKVAGTHGVQCCGGEVTVFLEVINSRRTVVIFGMGHVGYEISHILARQPLNLILVDTRQEALTTERMEPLRGGPARLSIRHEIAPEVVLPTLPEGATVLVLTHDHTEDFVLCEAALRTTLFHIGLIGSRSKFARFRKNLAAEGHAEAEIDRITCPIGIPTIAGKDPASIAVGVVADLLARWENAGGEPQGEYLH; from the coding sequence GTGGACTGGTTGGCAGCGCTTACGCAGTTGCGCGAGAGGAATGAGACGGCGGTTATCGCCACCCTGGCTCACGCACGCGGCCACTCGCCCAGGGACGCCGGAGCAAAAATGGTCATCTCCGCTCATGAACTCTGGGGCTCCATTGGTGGCGGGAACTTCGAGGCCAGCATCGTCGACAGGGCCAGGAAACTCATCGCCGCTGGCGGCAGTGCCCCCGAGCTCATGACGTTTGCGCTCAACGACAAAGTTGCCGGAACCCACGGCGTCCAGTGTTGTGGCGGTGAGGTCACCGTATTCCTCGAGGTCATCAACTCCAGGCGGACGGTAGTGATCTTTGGAATGGGGCATGTTGGCTACGAGATCTCCCATATTCTTGCCCGGCAACCGCTAAATCTGATCCTAGTAGACACCCGTCAGGAGGCCCTGACCACCGAACGCATGGAACCGCTGCGAGGCGGTCCGGCCCGTCTCTCGATCCGCCATGAAATTGCCCCCGAGGTTGTCCTTCCCACGCTTCCGGAGGGCGCCACGGTCCTTGTCCTAACGCATGACCACACCGAGGACTTCGTGCTGTGTGAGGCAGCCCTGCGGACCACACTGTTTCACATCGGCTTGATTGGATCGCGCAGCAAGTTTGCCCGCTTCCGCAAAAACCTTGCAGCCGAAGGCCATGCTGAGGCAGAAATTGACAGGATCACCTGCCCCATCGGCATCCCGACGATTGCCGGCAAGGATCCGGCCAGCATCGCCGTCGGCGTTGTCGCGGATCTGCTGGCACGTTGGGAGAATGCCGGGGGCGAACCCCAAGGAGAGTATTTGCACTAA
- a CDS encoding nucleoside deaminase — MDESQRIAHYLAKAVELATDNVRNNGGPFGAIVVTEDGREFVGVNRVTANLDPTAHAEVTAIRNACQGIGDFDLSGATLYSSCEPCPMCLASSLWARVGHVYFAADRQDAADAGFDDALFYQYFDSPEHRNLMPVAQLPPGTGSAVDPFNQWRATANKTVY, encoded by the coding sequence ATGGATGAGTCACAACGGATAGCGCATTACTTGGCGAAGGCAGTGGAGCTGGCCACGGACAACGTGCGCAACAACGGCGGACCCTTCGGTGCCATCGTCGTCACCGAAGACGGGCGTGAGTTTGTTGGTGTGAACCGCGTGACCGCGAACCTTGATCCCACGGCGCACGCCGAGGTCACGGCCATCCGCAACGCCTGCCAGGGGATTGGCGACTTTGATTTGTCAGGGGCCACGCTCTACTCCAGCTGTGAGCCGTGCCCCATGTGCCTGGCGTCCTCGCTATGGGCCCGGGTGGGGCATGTTTACTTCGCCGCGGATCGCCAGGACGCTGCCGACGCCGGCTTCGATGACGCGCTCTTCTACCAATACTTTGACTCGCCGGAGCATCGCAACCTCATGCCCGTGGCTCAGCTTCCGCCAGGCACGGGCAGCGCGGTTGACCCGTTCAATCAATGGCGTGCCACGGCCAATAAAACCGTTTACTAA
- a CDS encoding LLM class flavin-dependent oxidoreductase, with translation MTALKSISFLTPGNYLDSAPGQGLGETLELFELAEELGYNGAWVRQRHLEHGISSATVFLAAASQRTKHIELGTGVIPIGYESPFRLAEDLSTADVLSGGRLQVGLSAGTPTHIELLGEMAFDGDWRTVDFSHRRIERLFENLEGKYLGPADTVIQSPGNVQRPRLQPYSPGLRDRLWYGAGSQRSTEWAAENGANLVVGNIVAAECSDDFGEAQAGNVNSYLRDFNGEVEPRVIVGRVVLPTDSADAATRDRYREYAAGRHARTLAPQGPRRALFAPDIVGGLEEIVSALLADPVVANASEVQLNLPYEFSIGDYQQIVSDFSTLVAPALGWSSRALAATL, from the coding sequence ATGACGGCGCTGAAGTCGATCAGCTTTCTAACCCCCGGCAACTACCTCGACAGCGCTCCCGGCCAAGGTCTCGGAGAGACCCTGGAGCTGTTTGAATTGGCTGAGGAGCTCGGCTACAACGGCGCATGGGTTCGCCAACGGCATCTGGAACACGGCATTTCCTCGGCCACCGTGTTCCTGGCCGCGGCCAGCCAGCGCACCAAGCACATTGAACTTGGCACCGGGGTCATTCCCATCGGGTATGAGAGCCCGTTCCGGTTGGCAGAGGATCTGTCCACCGCCGATGTCCTCTCCGGAGGGCGCCTCCAGGTGGGGCTCAGCGCCGGGACTCCAACGCACATTGAGTTGCTCGGCGAGATGGCATTCGACGGAGACTGGCGCACCGTTGACTTCTCCCACCGCCGGATTGAACGGTTGTTTGAGAATCTGGAGGGGAAGTATCTCGGGCCAGCCGACACGGTGATCCAGTCCCCGGGCAACGTTCAACGGCCCCGCCTGCAGCCCTACAGCCCCGGGCTGCGTGACCGCCTCTGGTACGGCGCTGGTTCGCAGCGTTCCACGGAATGGGCCGCCGAAAATGGCGCAAACCTTGTGGTGGGCAATATTGTTGCCGCTGAATGCAGCGACGATTTTGGTGAGGCTCAGGCTGGCAACGTCAACAGCTATCTGCGGGACTTCAATGGCGAGGTGGAACCGCGCGTGATCGTTGGACGTGTGGTCCTGCCAACCGACAGCGCCGATGCGGCCACGCGCGACCGTTATCGTGAGTACGCGGCAGGACGCCACGCCCGGACCCTGGCCCCACAGGGACCCCGCAGGGCCCTCTTTGCCCCGGACATTGTTGGCGGTCTCGAGGAGATCGTGTCAGCGCTGCTGGCCGATCCGGTGGTGGCGAACGCCAGTGAAGTGCAGCTCAACCTGCCCTACGAGTTTTCCATCGGCGACTACCAGCAGATCGTTTCGGATTTTTCCACGCTGGTGGCGCCGGCCCTGGGCTGGTCTTCCCGCGCACTGGCGGCAACGCTATGA
- the xdhB gene encoding xanthine dehydrogenase molybdopterin binding subunit — MSQLSQRPTAPIVGLPVPHESARLHATGQALYTDDIAALTPSALTAWPVQCPHAHALVRSIDATAALAIPGVVRVLTAADVPGVNDCGINHDEPLFPSEAMFHGHAVAWVLGEDQNAARAGAAAVVVDYEELPSLITVAEAIEAGSFQGMHRTVSRGDADAALATAERVFSGVTEFSGQEHFYLETQAALATVDEAGQVFVQSSTQHPSETQAILAHVLGLASHEITVQSLRMGGAFGGKEMQSHGFAAIAAIGTLLTGRPVRVRLNRTLDMTMTGKRHGFHTSWDVGFSKDGMLQSLKAVLTSDGGWCLDLSEAVLARALCHVDNNYLIPHVRLEGQVAKSNKTSQTAFRGFGGPQGMLLIEDILGRCAPLLGLVPEDLRRKNFYRDGDTTPYGMPVRHAERVTTLWEQCRASSNFDERRISIDAFNASNPHRKRGLAITPVKFGISFNLVALNQAGALVHVYKDGSVLISHGGTEMGQGLHTKMLQVAATALGVPLTAVRLAPTRTDKVPNTSATAASSGSDLNGGAVKNACEQIIGRLATVAGGMLGVSGSDVRFSHGVVTALGMKGPSVSFADVVMKAYLQRVQLWAAGYYRTEGLHWNPDIMQGEPFKYFAGGVSVTEVEVDGFTGAYTFRRVDIVHDAGDSLSPVVDVGQIEGGYVQGVGWLTLEDVRWDESDGPARGRLLTQSASTYKIPSFSEMPQEFNVRLMDHAAEEGAVYGSKAVGEPPLMLAFSAREALRDAVRAFGPADHSVVLESPATPEAVFWAIHAAQSAAKT, encoded by the coding sequence ATGAGCCAGCTGTCACAGCGCCCCACGGCGCCCATTGTTGGATTGCCGGTCCCCCACGAAAGTGCGCGCCTGCATGCAACCGGCCAGGCGCTCTACACGGATGACATTGCCGCCCTCACCCCATCGGCCTTGACCGCCTGGCCCGTTCAGTGCCCGCATGCGCACGCCCTCGTTCGCTCGATTGATGCGACGGCGGCGCTGGCGATCCCCGGCGTCGTCCGTGTCCTCACGGCCGCGGATGTTCCCGGGGTCAATGACTGCGGAATCAATCATGACGAACCCCTTTTTCCCTCCGAGGCCATGTTCCACGGACACGCCGTGGCGTGGGTTCTGGGCGAGGATCAGAACGCCGCCCGGGCCGGCGCGGCCGCCGTCGTGGTTGATTACGAGGAGCTCCCCTCCCTGATCACTGTCGCCGAGGCCATCGAGGCCGGGTCATTCCAAGGCATGCACAGGACCGTTAGCCGAGGTGATGCCGACGCCGCGCTTGCCACCGCCGAGAGGGTCTTTTCCGGCGTGACGGAGTTTTCCGGTCAGGAGCATTTCTATCTGGAGACGCAGGCAGCATTGGCCACGGTGGATGAGGCCGGCCAGGTCTTCGTCCAGAGCAGCACCCAGCACCCGTCGGAGACTCAGGCAATTCTGGCCCACGTGCTGGGCCTGGCCAGTCATGAGATCACTGTTCAGAGTTTGCGCATGGGCGGCGCGTTTGGTGGCAAGGAGATGCAATCGCATGGATTTGCCGCGATTGCCGCCATCGGCACGCTGCTGACGGGACGGCCGGTTCGGGTTCGTCTCAACCGAACTTTGGATATGACCATGACGGGCAAGCGGCACGGTTTTCACACCTCGTGGGACGTTGGATTCTCCAAGGACGGAATGTTGCAGTCTCTCAAGGCTGTATTAACCTCCGACGGCGGCTGGTGCCTGGACTTGTCGGAGGCGGTTTTGGCCCGGGCCCTGTGCCATGTCGACAACAACTATTTGATCCCGCACGTACGCCTCGAGGGCCAGGTGGCCAAGTCCAACAAGACCTCCCAAACGGCGTTCCGCGGTTTTGGCGGACCCCAGGGAATGTTGTTGATTGAGGATATTCTGGGCCGTTGCGCCCCGCTCCTTGGCCTGGTGCCGGAGGACTTGCGGCGGAAGAATTTCTACCGCGACGGCGACACCACCCCCTATGGGATGCCCGTTCGTCATGCCGAGCGGGTCACTACGCTGTGGGAACAGTGCCGCGCAAGCAGTAATTTTGACGAGCGGCGCATCAGCATTGACGCGTTCAACGCTTCAAATCCACACCGGAAGCGTGGCCTGGCCATCACACCGGTGAAGTTCGGCATCTCCTTCAACCTCGTGGCGCTGAATCAGGCCGGCGCACTGGTGCACGTCTACAAGGACGGCTCGGTGCTGATCAGCCACGGCGGCACCGAGATGGGCCAGGGGCTCCATACGAAAATGTTGCAGGTTGCCGCGACGGCGCTGGGTGTCCCGCTGACGGCCGTCCGGCTGGCGCCCACGCGTACTGACAAGGTGCCCAACACCTCGGCAACCGCGGCCAGCTCAGGGTCCGATCTCAACGGAGGAGCCGTCAAGAACGCCTGCGAACAAATCATCGGCCGGCTGGCGACCGTGGCCGGAGGAATGCTCGGAGTTTCCGGCAGCGATGTTCGTTTCTCCCATGGCGTGGTGACCGCCTTGGGCATGAAGGGCCCCAGCGTCAGCTTTGCCGACGTTGTCATGAAGGCCTATCTGCAGCGTGTTCAGTTGTGGGCAGCCGGCTACTACCGGACCGAGGGTCTCCACTGGAATCCTGACATCATGCAAGGCGAGCCCTTCAAATATTTTGCCGGCGGCGTGTCTGTCACCGAGGTTGAGGTTGACGGCTTCACCGGCGCGTACACATTCCGCCGGGTGGACATTGTGCATGACGCCGGAGACTCGCTCTCCCCCGTTGTCGACGTCGGACAGATCGAAGGCGGCTACGTTCAGGGCGTGGGCTGGCTGACGTTGGAGGATGTGCGGTGGGATGAGAGCGACGGCCCGGCGCGAGGCCGGTTGCTGACGCAATCGGCCAGCACCTACAAGATTCCCAGTTTTTCCGAGATGCCCCAGGAATTCAATGTTCGCCTGATGGATCACGCCGCCGAAGAGGGTGCCGTCTACGGCTCAAAGGCCGTGGGTGAACCACCACTCATGCTGGCTTTCAGCGCCCGGGAGGCGCTGCGCGATGCCGTGCGGGCTTTTGGGCCTGCGGACCACAGCGTGGTTCTTGAATCCCCTGCCACACCCGAGGCCGTTTTTTGGGCCATCCATGCTGCGCAGTCGGCCGCAAAGACGTAG